Proteins encoded within one genomic window of Nitrospina gracilis 3/211:
- the groL gene encoding chaperonin GroEL (60 kDa chaperone family; promotes refolding of misfolded polypeptides especially under stressful conditions; forms two stacked rings of heptamers to form a barrel-shaped 14mer; ends can be capped by GroES; misfolded proteins enter the barrel where they are refolded when GroES binds), which translates to MAKQIVYDEEARHKILSGVNQLADTVKLTLGPKGRNVVIDKKFGSPLITKDGVTVAKEIELKNPFENMGAQMVNEVASKTSDNAGDGTTTATVLAQAIFREGMKNVTAGANPMEIKKGIEDAVAAVIPAIQKLSKPTKDKKEIAQVGTISANHDTAIGEIISEAMDKVGKDGVITVEEAKSMETALEIVEGMQFDRGYLSPYFVTDAERMEAVLEDCYLLLHEKKISSMKDLLPVLEKVAKGGKPLLIVAEEVEGEALATLVVNKLRGTLNVCAVKAPGFGDRRKDMLNDIAILTGGQVITEDIGVKLENITLDDLGRAKRVTIDKDNTVIVDGKGKPSEIQSRVKQIRAQIDETTSDYDREKLQERLAKLVGGVAIIKVGAATETEMKEKKARVEDALHATRAAVEEGIVPGGGVAYLRCLNSLDKLDGTHDYKLGVKIIRRALEEPVRQIAANAGEEGTVIVEKVKSLKGANGFDARTGEYVDMLKEGIIDPAKVTRTALQNAASISALLLTTEAMITDLPEEKDDHGHAHGAPGMGGMGGMGGMGGMM; encoded by the coding sequence ATGGCAAAACAAATCGTATATGACGAGGAAGCACGACACAAGATTCTGTCCGGCGTCAACCAGCTCGCCGACACCGTCAAACTGACCTTGGGCCCCAAGGGCCGCAATGTGGTCATCGACAAGAAATTCGGCTCTCCGTTGATCACCAAGGACGGCGTGACCGTCGCCAAGGAAATCGAACTGAAGAACCCGTTCGAGAACATGGGCGCGCAGATGGTCAACGAAGTCGCGAGCAAAACCAGCGACAACGCCGGTGACGGCACCACGACGGCGACCGTACTGGCGCAGGCCATTTTCCGCGAAGGCATGAAGAACGTCACCGCCGGCGCCAACCCGATGGAAATCAAGAAGGGCATCGAGGATGCCGTCGCCGCGGTGATCCCGGCCATCCAGAAGCTCTCCAAACCGACCAAGGACAAGAAGGAAATCGCCCAGGTCGGCACCATCTCCGCCAACCACGACACCGCCATCGGCGAGATCATCTCCGAAGCCATGGACAAAGTGGGCAAAGACGGCGTCATCACCGTCGAAGAGGCGAAGAGCATGGAGACCGCTCTCGAAATCGTGGAAGGCATGCAGTTCGACCGCGGTTACCTGTCGCCCTACTTCGTCACCGACGCGGAGCGCATGGAAGCGGTGCTGGAAGACTGCTACCTGCTCCTGCACGAGAAGAAAATCTCCAGCATGAAAGACCTCCTGCCGGTTCTGGAAAAAGTGGCCAAGGGCGGCAAACCCCTGCTCATCGTGGCGGAGGAAGTGGAAGGCGAAGCGCTGGCGACCCTCGTGGTCAACAAACTGCGCGGCACCCTGAACGTCTGCGCCGTCAAGGCTCCGGGCTTCGGCGACCGCCGGAAGGACATGCTGAACGACATCGCCATCCTGACCGGCGGCCAGGTGATCACCGAGGACATCGGTGTGAAACTGGAAAACATCACCCTGGACGACCTGGGCCGCGCCAAGCGCGTGACCATCGACAAGGACAACACGGTGATCGTCGACGGCAAGGGCAAGCCTTCTGAAATCCAGTCCCGGGTCAAACAGATCCGCGCCCAGATTGATGAGACCACCTCCGACTACGACCGCGAGAAACTACAGGAACGCCTCGCGAAGCTGGTCGGCGGCGTCGCCATCATCAAAGTCGGTGCGGCCACCGAGACCGAGATGAAGGAAAAGAAAGCCCGCGTTGAGGATGCCCTGCATGCAACCCGTGCGGCGGTCGAGGAAGGCATCGTGCCCGGCGGCGGCGTGGCGTATCTGCGCTGCCTCAATTCCCTCGACAAGCTGGATGGCACTCACGACTACAAACTGGGCGTGAAAATCATCCGCCGTGCTCTGGAAGAGCCGGTCCGGCAGATCGCGGCCAACGCCGGTGAAGAAGGCACCGTCATCGTCGAGAAGGTGAAAAGCCTGAAAGGCGCCAACGGTTTCGACGCCCGCACCGGCGAGTACGTCGACATGCTGAAGGAAGGCATCATCGACCCGGCAAAGGTCACCCGCACCGCGTTGCAGAACGCGGCCAGCATCTCCGCACTGTTGCTGACCACGGAAGCGATGATCACCGACCTGCCGGAAGAGAAGGACGACCATGGCCATGCGCACGGCGCACCGGGCATGGGTGGCATGGGCGGTATGGGAGGTATGGGCGGCATGATGTAA
- a CDS encoding co-chaperone GroES, whose translation MNIRPLQDRILVQPIREKEVRKGGIIIPDSAKDAPTEGRVKAVGPGRIGEDGKRVKPDVKVGDKVLYSKYGGTEVKIDAEDFLLMREDDILGVIDSK comes from the coding sequence ATGAACATTCGTCCATTGCAAGACCGTATTCTGGTGCAACCCATTCGGGAGAAAGAAGTCCGAAAAGGGGGGATCATCATTCCCGATTCCGCCAAGGATGCGCCCACGGAAGGCCGAGTGAAGGCCGTCGGCCCGGGCCGGATCGGTGAAGACGGAAAACGCGTGAAACCGGATGTGAAAGTCGGCGACAAGGTGCTGTACAGCAAGTACGGCGGCACCGAGGTGAAGATCGACGCCGAAGATTTCCTGCTGATGCGGGAAGACGACATCCTGGGCGTGATCGACAGCAAATAA